In a single window of the Deltaproteobacteria bacterium genome:
- a CDS encoding tandem-95 repeat protein has protein sequence MSVTTEEDTPVSISVSATDPDGDALTFTATEPAHGTLSGTLPDATYTPDPDFSGDDSFAVQVSDGENSIVVMVDVTVTPVADAPAANDDTFAGREDTDQLIPVVALLANDSDADGDTLTVTSVANVQHGTASLEDDFVAFSPAANFVGDATFDYTVSDGDETATATVTVRVGGQNDVPVATDDTVSTDEDTAVTISAATLLANDSDADGDTLTIDAVGNADNGQVGMSGGDITFTPAANFSGTARFDYTITDGMATATATVTVTVNNVDNDPPVLGDDAFTTDEDTPIAFTAADLLANDSDPDSDLFIVRIRSRASASRSPGAESYQIGDLGLLDLDVDAFGRVTGATYRPNPNANDDVVDGAGDVFYVTISDGLLWEQTSTLTVHVTPVNDPPVTYGDSSSQALSPNYDVSQLIGGNPLPAWWLGLDAEDGISATLGNFANADNCTPTLDPVSNTWNLTTGPSDGLCSFTYDMTDSDVATTSDTFSIHVQSTPVCGDGISHLSAEQCDDGNTIDGDGCSASCARERCGDNEVNNRRPAQVYAVLLQVLGTTPTGVRLSVNGTDGHQIVNPTSGCNWSTEEYTSDLASAFVSGENVLTVTPGTASAVSKIDVWLWVTDHWETVHLFDAGDPSCAHGGLDDPIDVPYELGDLEEECDGGGVDTATCDADCTFAVCGDGYTNPNATVPEQCDDGGVDTALCDADCTFVECGDGYCNAEAGEDSTWCSDCT, from the coding sequence GTGAGCGTGACGACGGAAGAAGACACGCCCGTCTCGATCTCCGTGTCGGCGACCGATCCCGACGGGGACGCCCTGACGTTCACCGCCACCGAACCGGCCCACGGCACCCTGTCGGGAACCCTGCCGGACGCCACGTATACGCCGGACCCGGATTTCAGCGGCGACGACTCGTTCGCGGTGCAGGTATCGGACGGCGAAAATTCGATCGTCGTGATGGTCGACGTCACCGTGACCCCAGTCGCGGACGCGCCGGCGGCAAACGACGACACGTTCGCCGGGCGAGAGGACACGGACCAACTCATTCCGGTCGTGGCGCTGCTGGCCAACGACTCGGACGCCGACGGTGACACACTGACGGTCACCAGCGTGGCCAACGTGCAACACGGAACCGCATCCCTCGAAGACGACTTCGTAGCGTTTTCGCCGGCTGCCAATTTCGTGGGCGATGCGACCTTCGACTACACCGTCTCCGACGGCGACGAAACGGCCACGGCCACGGTGACCGTCCGTGTTGGCGGACAGAACGACGTACCGGTCGCCACCGACGACACGGTATCGACGGACGAGGACACCGCGGTCACCATATCGGCAGCGACCTTGCTCGCCAACGACTCGGACGCTGACGGCGATACGCTCACGATCGACGCCGTCGGCAACGCCGACAACGGGCAGGTAGGAATGTCCGGCGGCGACATCACGTTCACCCCCGCGGCGAACTTCTCGGGCACCGCGCGGTTCGACTACACGATCACCGACGGCATGGCGACCGCGACCGCCACGGTCACCGTAACCGTCAACAACGTGGACAACGACCCGCCGGTCCTCGGCGACGACGCGTTCACGACGGACGAGGACACTCCGATCGCCTTCACTGCCGCGGACCTGCTCGCGAACGACTCGGATCCCGACAGCGATCTGTTCATCGTGCGAATCAGGTCGCGCGCGAGCGCGAGCCGCTCCCCAGGCGCGGAGTCGTACCAGATCGGCGATCTCGGACTGCTGGATCTGGACGTGGACGCGTTCGGCCGCGTCACAGGAGCGACGTACCGTCCCAATCCGAATGCGAACGACGACGTCGTCGATGGAGCCGGCGACGTATTCTACGTCACCATCAGCGATGGCCTGTTGTGGGAGCAAACCTCGACGTTGACCGTCCACGTCACGCCGGTCAACGATCCCCCGGTCACCTACGGTGACAGCTCGTCACAGGCGCTGTCCCCCAACTACGACGTCAGCCAGTTGATCGGGGGAAATCCGTTGCCGGCGTGGTGGCTCGGCCTCGACGCGGAGGACGGGATATCCGCGACGCTCGGCAACTTCGCGAACGCCGACAACTGCACGCCCACCCTGGACCCGGTGAGCAACACATGGAACCTCACGACCGGTCCGTCGGACGGCCTGTGCTCGTTCACCTACGACATGACGGACAGCGACGTCGCGACCACGAGCGACACGTTCAGCATCCACGTTCAGTCGACGCCGGTCTGCGGAGACGGCATCTCTCACCTTTCGGCCGAACAGTGCGATGACGGGAATACCATCGATGGCGACGGCTGCAGTGCCAGCTGCGCGCGGGAACGGTGCGGAGACAACGAGGTCAACAACCGGCGGCCCGCCCAGGTGTACGCCGTGTTGTTGCAGGTTCTCGGGACGACGCCGACAGGAGTGCGCTTGTCGGTCAACGGAACGGACGGACATCAGATCGTCAACCCGACATCGGGATGTAACTGGTCCACCGAAGAATACACGTCCGATCTCGCGTCGGCATTCGTCTCGGGCGAGAACGTCCTCACCGTCACCCCCGGCACCGCCAGCGCCGTGAGCAAAATCGACGTATGGCTTTGGGTCACCGACCACTGGGAGACCGTTCATCTTTTCGACGCGGGGGATCCGTCCTGTGCGCACGGCGGACTCGACGACCCGATCGACGTGCCCTACGAGTTGGGCGATCTCGAAGAGGAGTGCGACGGCGGTGGCGTCGACACGGCGACGTGCGACGCGGACTGCACGTTCGCGGTCTGCGGCGACGGCTATACGAACCCCAACGCTACCGTGCCCGAGCAGTGCGACGACGGCGGCGTCGACACGGCGTTGTGCGACGCGGACTGCACGTTCGTGGAATGCGGCGATGGCTATTGCAACGCCGAAGCCGGCGAGGACTCCACGTGGTGTAGCGATTGTACCTGA